Below is a genomic region from bacterium.
ATTCCGCAAGAATACGGATAAAATTTTTTCTTGCTTCTTCATATTTTTTAAGGTCGTAATCGATTAATCCCATATTATAAATTGCCTTTACGTCCCAGTAAGATTTAAATTGAAAATTTAATACTTTTTCAAAATAGGACTTCGCGTTTTCGAATTTTTCCTGTTTATACTGGATAGCCCCCAGATTAAAATAAATTCTCGGTATAACTATATTTTTCGATAATTCTTCCTGCGGATTAGGATTTTCTTTACTAACTTCCTGTAAAATTTCATTTAATATATTTTCTGCTTCAGCATACTTTTTAGCTGAAATTAACCTGTCCCCTTCTTCCAGTTTTTCCTGAATATCATTGATTTCAAAACCCGGTAATAAAATAAAACTGATTATGCCGATAAAAAACAAATTAAATCTTTTCCCGCCTGCTCTCATAATTCCTCCCTTTTTGTGTAATAAATACAATATACCTATATTAAAATATTATATCTTAATTATATATTATGTCAAGTATTGGTTTTAAATTAAATGTAACCGGTCAGTTACCGGTGGAAATCAGGTAGGCGCAGGCTTTAGCCTGCGAGGAATCAAGTGAATAATAAATCTTAAAGACAACAGCAAAAAAAACCGAAGCAAAAGCCATAAAAAAAGGGAA
It encodes:
- a CDS encoding tetratricopeptide repeat protein — translated: MRAGGKRFNLFFIGIISFILLPGFEINDIQEKLEEGDRLISAKKYAEAENILNEILQEVSKENPNPQEELSKNIVIPRIYFNLGAIQYKQEKFENAKSYFEKVLNFQFKSYWDVKAIYNMGLIDYDLKKYEEARKNFIRILAEYPDSGDAPQAQYYIGLCYELENNKADAKDAFKKFIELFPKHPWIEKVKMKLGQE